In Methanobacterium paludis, the following proteins share a genomic window:
- a CDS encoding metallophosphoesterase: MKKSSYNLKALILRQKMQLAMSGFRDKMGFHDFNPGDFEVVPVKVTIPDLDPVFNNYRIVHISDIHLGQWISEKRIKGVVNLVNQQKPDLVAITGDSVSYLADEPVMEMLRSLKNLQPHDATVSVLGNHDHVMGAEKILKIMDENNIIDLNNDVYTLKRGEAMLHIAGVDSITLNHQDLDLVLEKLPSAGPAILLVHEPDFADTSAATGRFSLQLSGHSHGGQMVIPGFGTPFKGSNFKKYPIGKYQVGDMVQYTNRGLGTNVFWLRINCPPEITVFKLQSKNFN; this comes from the coding sequence ATGAAAAAATCTTCTTATAATCTAAAGGCCCTGATATTGAGGCAGAAAATGCAGCTTGCAATGTCTGGATTTCGAGATAAAATGGGATTCCATGATTTCAACCCAGGGGACTTTGAAGTAGTACCTGTTAAGGTAACAATTCCCGATTTAGACCCTGTATTCAACAATTATCGAATAGTACACATAAGCGACATCCATTTAGGGCAGTGGATATCTGAAAAACGTATTAAAGGTGTGGTTAACCTTGTAAACCAGCAAAAACCAGATCTTGTGGCCATAACTGGGGATTCTGTCTCCTACTTGGCTGATGAACCAGTTATGGAAATGTTGAGATCCCTCAAAAATCTGCAACCCCACGATGCAACGGTTTCTGTACTGGGAAATCATGACCATGTCATGGGTGCAGAAAAAATCCTTAAAATAATGGATGAAAACAACATCATAGATCTGAATAACGATGTTTACACCCTGAAACGGGGAGAGGCTATGCTGCACATTGCAGGGGTGGACAGTATCACATTAAACCACCAGGACCTTGATCTGGTGCTTGAAAAGCTTCCATCTGCAGGACCGGCCATACTTCTTGTGCATGAACCCGACTTTGCAGATACAAGTGCTGCCACAGGAAGATTCAGTCTGCAACTTTCAGGACATTCTCATGGGGGACAAATGGTTATCCCAGGATTTGGAACCCCATTTAAGGGATCTAACTTTAAAAAATATCCAATTGGTAAGTATCAAGTAGGTGACATGGTTCAGTACACCAACAGAGGTCTTGGGACCAATGTTTTCTGGTTGAGGATCAACTGTCCTCCTGAAATAACGGTGTTCAAACTTCAAAGCAAAAATTTCAATTAG
- a CDS encoding DUF192 domain-containing protein — MHTSRMSYVSVINKSKGTELGHADIADSFMSRFLGLMFKKNLERGLILKLPKSRSRHGSAIHMFFMKMPLDIIFADSNRKVVDVISIGPWKTYTPKAPAKYVIEFEKGLLASSSTQIGDELDFTCDHV, encoded by the coding sequence ATGCATACTTCCAGAATGAGTTACGTATCCGTGATTAATAAGAGTAAGGGAACAGAACTTGGGCATGCAGATATTGCAGACAGTTTCATGTCGAGGTTCCTGGGGCTGATGTTTAAAAAGAATTTAGAAAGAGGGTTGATATTAAAACTTCCAAAGAGTCGAAGCAGACATGGTTCTGCCATCCATATGTTTTTTATGAAGATGCCACTGGACATAATCTTTGCAGATTCCAATAGAAAGGTTGTTGACGTGATTTCAATAGGGCCTTGGAAAACCTACACGCCAAAAGCCCCTGCAAAATATGTTATAGAATTTGAAAAGGGTTTATTGGCATCATCCAGCACACAAATCGGTGATGAGCTGGACTTCACATGTGACCATGTTTAA
- a CDS encoding DUF5750 family protein, with protein sequence MEVKIVDYGASTSSKRYYVTCKVTGIDLETQKKLEKRVEGKVTLKNGDMYITTYFEEEYFPFKSQEAQYKPEDFVAREEIEMIVYLTSLLEED encoded by the coding sequence ATGGAGGTAAAAATTGTTGATTATGGAGCTTCAACAAGTTCAAAAAGATATTACGTTACCTGTAAGGTGACTGGAATTGATCTGGAAACCCAGAAAAAGCTTGAAAAACGTGTTGAAGGAAAAGTAACTCTAAAAAATGGAGATATGTACATAACAACATATTTTGAGGAGGAATATTTCCCGTTCAAAAGCCAAGAGGCCCAGTACAAACCTGAGGACTTCGTGGCACGTGAAGAGATTGAAATGATTGTTTATCTCACGAGTCTTTTGGAAGAGGATTAG
- the purL gene encoding phosphoribosylformylglycinamidine synthase subunit PurL, whose product MALADTEFEYIKKELEREPNSLEYGMLDIMFSEHCSYKSSRPILRLFPNEGKNVIIGPGDDAGIVELTDELALVIGMESHNHPSAIEPYGGAGTGIGGIIRDIISMGAKPVALLDSLRFGYLEDPKSRYLFEHVVKGISDYGNRVGIPTVGGEVEFDENFKANPLVNVLCVGIVSKDSIVKGIAPNVGDIFVLMGGRTGRDGIHGVTFASEELTTASEIEDRPAVQVGDPFTKKQVMEATFEALEKIDIQGLKDLGGGGLTCCISEMAAKSENGAEVDITKIPLREKGMTPYEIMLSESQERMVFVVHPEDVDDLMTIFKKFELPAAAVGKVTGTGRFVMTQKGEVISDLPCQLLSDPPVIKREAKKPETTPEYVEIEEVDPEEALLKLLSSQNIASKKWVYSQYDHEVQIRTVVKPGDDAAVMRVDDERAFAITSDCNSIHTQLDPYHGGAGSVAEAIRNVVSMGAEPVCIADCLNFGNPEKPEVFWQFKECIKGMSDVANCFSTPVISGNVSFYNETEGVTVNPSPVVGVAGIMDIKDIRTSEFKNSGDKIILIGATHAELGGSEFYRSVHGVVQGKAPQVRMEQEYGSAMAVLELIKNDSNGNVTAVHDLSAGGLGVAISEMTIAGGLGARIDLSKVPADETLTVSEILFSESHGRYLVTVEKDVVDEILNKIKSNNISAAIIGQVNGDKLVMNESISIPVEKLKKSYTGVIEKFMA is encoded by the coding sequence ATGGCTTTAGCAGATACTGAATTTGAATATATTAAAAAGGAACTTGAAAGAGAGCCTAACTCCCTGGAATATGGGATGCTGGACATAATGTTCTCAGAACACTGCTCCTACAAGAGCAGCCGCCCAATATTAAGACTGTTCCCAAATGAAGGTAAAAACGTGATTATAGGTCCTGGAGACGATGCAGGAATAGTTGAACTTACAGATGAACTTGCCCTGGTCATTGGAATGGAAAGTCACAACCATCCATCTGCAATCGAACCTTATGGAGGCGCAGGTACCGGAATTGGTGGAATAATCAGGGACATAATATCCATGGGGGCCAAACCAGTAGCACTGTTAGATTCACTCCGCTTTGGATACCTTGAAGACCCAAAATCAAGATACCTATTTGAACACGTGGTTAAAGGAATATCAGATTACGGTAACAGAGTTGGAATACCAACAGTAGGTGGAGAAGTTGAATTTGACGAGAACTTCAAGGCAAACCCACTTGTAAACGTGTTATGTGTGGGCATAGTCAGTAAAGACTCAATTGTAAAGGGAATAGCTCCTAACGTGGGAGACATCTTCGTACTAATGGGTGGGAGAACAGGACGTGACGGAATACACGGTGTTACCTTTGCATCTGAAGAACTGACAACTGCTTCTGAAATAGAGGACAGACCCGCAGTTCAGGTGGGAGATCCCTTCACCAAAAAACAGGTAATGGAAGCCACCTTCGAAGCCCTTGAAAAAATAGACATTCAAGGACTTAAAGACCTTGGAGGAGGAGGTTTAACCTGTTGCATCTCAGAAATGGCTGCAAAAAGTGAAAACGGGGCAGAAGTAGATATTACAAAAATACCTCTTCGTGAAAAAGGAATGACACCCTACGAGATAATGTTATCAGAATCTCAGGAGAGAATGGTCTTTGTTGTCCATCCTGAGGATGTTGACGATCTCATGACAATCTTCAAAAAATTCGAACTTCCTGCTGCTGCCGTTGGTAAAGTCACAGGCACAGGAAGGTTTGTGATGACCCAGAAAGGAGAGGTTATCTCAGATCTACCGTGCCAGCTCCTCTCAGACCCCCCTGTTATTAAAAGAGAGGCAAAAAAACCTGAAACTACTCCAGAATACGTTGAGATTGAGGAGGTTGATCCAGAAGAGGCCCTCCTTAAACTTCTATCATCCCAAAACATTGCAAGCAAAAAATGGGTTTACAGTCAGTACGATCATGAGGTGCAGATAAGAACCGTTGTAAAACCTGGAGACGATGCTGCTGTAATGCGCGTGGACGATGAAAGAGCATTTGCAATCACATCAGACTGCAACAGCATCCATACCCAGCTTGACCCATACCATGGAGGTGCTGGTTCCGTTGCAGAGGCCATAAGAAACGTTGTGAGCATGGGGGCCGAGCCAGTGTGCATAGCAGACTGTCTGAACTTTGGAAATCCAGAAAAACCAGAGGTTTTCTGGCAGTTTAAGGAGTGTATTAAGGGTATGTCAGATGTTGCAAACTGCTTCAGCACACCAGTTATAAGCGGTAACGTGAGCTTTTACAACGAAACAGAAGGAGTTACAGTTAACCCTTCACCTGTTGTGGGTGTTGCAGGAATCATGGACATAAAAGATATCAGAACATCTGAATTTAAAAATAGTGGCGATAAAATCATATTAATCGGTGCCACCCATGCCGAACTCGGTGGATCTGAATTTTACAGGTCTGTGCACGGCGTTGTGCAGGGAAAAGCTCCGCAAGTAAGGATGGAACAGGAATATGGTTCTGCAATGGCCGTACTTGAACTCATTAAAAATGACAGCAATGGCAATGTAACAGCAGTTCATGACCTTTCTGCCGGAGGACTTGGCGTTGCAATCTCTGAAATGACCATAGCAGGAGGCTTAGGAGCCCGTATAGATCTTTCAAAGGTTCCTGCAGATGAAACCCTAACAGTTTCTGAAATTCTTTTCTCAGAATCACACGGCAGATACCTTGTAACAGTTGAAAAAGATGTTGTAGATGAAATATTAAATAAAATTAAATCAAATAATATTTCTGCAGCCATTATAGGACAGGTAAATGGGGATAAACTTGTTATGAATGAATCAATTTCAATTCCTGTTGAAAAGCTTAAAAAATCTTACACAGGAGTTATAGAAAAATTTATGGCATGA
- the ileS gene encoding isoleucine--tRNA ligase, protein MPIEEAQRAYESRIIEKKIQNFWNDEDVYEKTKKMREKKPKYSFLDGPPYCSGRIHLGTAWNKIIKDTYLRYKSMSGFSVRRQPGWDTHGLPIEHKVEEIMGLKSKKEIEERVGIETFVNKCKEFAVENKGLMTDQFKMLGVWMDWDKPYVTYDTKYMESCWWTLKRAHEKDLLIRDKRVITWCPHCETALAMAEIDYDDKEDPSIYVKFPLAQQESEDYTTYVLVWTTTPWTLPANMAVCVHPDFDYAYVKVNEEVYIMAEALVDSLFGSDPEGHEHEDQKCQCSQKNYEILKVVKGSDLEGLEYKHPLLDEIPVQNEFKHVILPGEHVTLTEGTGCVHTAPGHGPDDFEIGKKYGLTIFCPVDEAGLFMEDAGKYVGQFVKFADPNIIEDLKSHNLLLKDGIINHRYGFCWRCKSPIIYLATKQWFLKVTDIKDQMLSELDKVEWVPSWAGESRFRNWVENARDWTISRQRYWGIPIPIWVCEDCGEITVVGSIDELRERAVDGELKGDFIHRPHVDEITIRCQCGGNMKRTPDVLDVWIDSGVAGWAALHYPEEKNPFEEWYPYDFITEGHDQTRGWFYSQLGCGVISHDSAPYKKVLMHGFTLDEEGKKMSKSLGNVVEPDEVVEVYGADVLRFYLLWGNKPWEDLKFNWDEVKNVNKMFNILWNVYVFSTTYMSIDNFNPTLYSEKDLKLRDEDRWITSRANSVAKDVTKSLEALHFHKATRAINNFILEDLSRWYIRLIRGRTWIEKDNPDKLGAYYTLYNVIKLLVRTMAPIAPHISEEIYQNMVKGVEEDAPQSVHMLDWEFNETLIDEELEANMDVVRDIIEACARARDVARYKLRWPVMDVLIVSEDKKVLDAVVSLKNVIMEQANTKDVLSSSKFEDVTIHAGPNMKTLGPKLRGDVPKVASKLAEADGAVIVEKLESEGVYKVELEDKTIELAQDDIVFETELPENIASSEFDGGSIFINTELTEEILSEAMARELIRRIQDMRKDLDLDVEANIEVSVDCSSKFTGLIENFIDFISHEVRADKLIFGIENEDYTKQWKIEDENVNVNIKES, encoded by the coding sequence ATGCCAATAGAAGAGGCTCAACGGGCATATGAATCAAGGATCATCGAGAAGAAAATCCAGAATTTCTGGAATGATGAAGACGTATACGAAAAGACCAAGAAAATGCGGGAAAAAAAACCTAAATACTCATTTTTAGACGGTCCACCATATTGTAGCGGAAGAATACATCTGGGAACAGCCTGGAACAAAATAATCAAGGACACGTATCTTCGATACAAAAGCATGTCCGGATTCTCCGTCAGAAGACAACCTGGATGGGACACCCACGGACTTCCGATCGAACACAAGGTCGAAGAAATAATGGGTTTAAAGAGTAAAAAAGAAATAGAGGAACGTGTCGGAATTGAAACATTCGTGAATAAGTGTAAAGAATTTGCGGTGGAAAACAAAGGCCTCATGACAGACCAGTTCAAAATGCTCGGTGTTTGGATGGACTGGGACAAACCCTACGTGACCTACGACACCAAGTACATGGAATCATGCTGGTGGACCCTTAAAAGGGCACATGAAAAGGACCTGCTCATAAGGGATAAGAGAGTTATCACATGGTGCCCTCACTGTGAAACAGCCCTTGCAATGGCAGAAATAGACTACGACGACAAAGAAGACCCTTCCATCTACGTTAAATTTCCATTGGCCCAGCAGGAAAGCGAAGATTACACAACCTACGTCCTGGTCTGGACAACCACACCATGGACATTGCCTGCCAACATGGCGGTCTGTGTGCACCCTGACTTTGACTACGCATACGTAAAAGTCAATGAAGAAGTTTACATAATGGCAGAAGCCCTTGTAGACTCGTTATTTGGATCTGACCCTGAAGGACACGAACATGAGGATCAAAAATGCCAGTGCAGCCAAAAAAACTACGAAATCCTTAAAGTAGTTAAGGGTTCCGATCTGGAAGGACTGGAATATAAACATCCTCTTCTAGATGAAATACCGGTTCAAAATGAGTTTAAACACGTAATACTACCTGGTGAACATGTGACCCTTACAGAAGGTACAGGATGCGTTCATACAGCCCCAGGACACGGTCCTGACGACTTTGAAATCGGTAAAAAGTACGGACTGACCATATTCTGTCCTGTGGACGAGGCAGGATTGTTCATGGAAGATGCTGGGAAGTATGTTGGCCAGTTTGTAAAATTTGCAGATCCAAACATAATAGAAGACCTGAAATCCCACAACCTCCTCCTTAAGGATGGGATCATAAATCACCGTTACGGTTTCTGCTGGAGATGTAAAAGCCCAATAATCTACCTGGCAACCAAACAGTGGTTTTTGAAGGTAACAGATATAAAGGATCAAATGCTCAGCGAGCTTGATAAGGTGGAATGGGTCCCATCCTGGGCTGGAGAGAGTCGTTTCCGTAACTGGGTAGAAAATGCAAGGGACTGGACAATATCAAGGCAGAGATATTGGGGGATCCCAATTCCAATCTGGGTTTGTGAAGATTGTGGTGAAATAACAGTTGTAGGTTCTATAGATGAGTTGAGGGAACGTGCAGTTGACGGAGAACTTAAGGGAGATTTCATACACAGACCACACGTGGACGAAATAACCATCAGATGCCAGTGCGGAGGGAATATGAAACGAACTCCAGATGTTTTAGACGTCTGGATAGATTCAGGAGTTGCAGGATGGGCAGCCCTCCACTACCCTGAAGAAAAAAATCCATTTGAGGAATGGTACCCATACGATTTCATAACAGAAGGTCACGACCAGACACGTGGCTGGTTCTATTCTCAACTCGGCTGCGGAGTGATATCCCACGACAGTGCCCCCTACAAAAAGGTTTTAATGCATGGTTTCACCCTAGATGAAGAGGGTAAAAAAATGAGCAAGTCCCTTGGAAACGTTGTTGAACCAGATGAGGTTGTTGAAGTGTACGGGGCCGACGTTCTTAGATTCTACCTGCTCTGGGGTAACAAACCATGGGAAGACCTTAAATTCAATTGGGATGAGGTTAAAAATGTTAATAAGATGTTCAACATCCTCTGGAACGTTTACGTATTTTCAACCACTTACATGTCCATCGACAATTTCAACCCAACTCTTTACAGCGAAAAAGACCTCAAACTGCGTGATGAGGACCGCTGGATAACTTCACGTGCCAATTCAGTTGCAAAGGATGTTACAAAATCTCTGGAAGCACTGCACTTCCACAAAGCCACGAGGGCCATTAACAACTTCATACTTGAAGACCTGAGCAGATGGTACATCAGACTCATAAGGGGCAGAACATGGATAGAAAAAGATAATCCTGACAAGTTAGGGGCATACTACACTCTTTACAACGTTATAAAACTTCTTGTAAGGACCATGGCACCTATAGCACCCCATATCAGCGAAGAAATCTACCAGAACATGGTGAAAGGTGTTGAGGAAGATGCACCACAGAGTGTTCACATGCTTGACTGGGAATTTAACGAAACCCTCATAGATGAGGAGCTTGAAGCCAACATGGACGTTGTACGTGATATAATTGAGGCCTGCGCCAGAGCTCGTGACGTTGCCCGTTACAAACTAAGATGGCCTGTGATGGATGTTTTAATAGTTTCAGAGGATAAAAAAGTTCTTGATGCTGTTGTATCCCTTAAAAACGTTATAATGGAACAGGCCAACACCAAAGACGTTTTATCGTCCAGTAAATTTGAAGATGTAACCATACATGCCGGCCCTAACATGAAAACCCTGGGTCCTAAACTGCGTGGAGACGTTCCAAAGGTAGCATCGAAACTTGCAGAAGCTGATGGTGCTGTCATAGTTGAAAAACTCGAATCTGAAGGAGTTTACAAGGTAGAACTTGAGGACAAAACAATTGAACTTGCTCAAGATGATATTGTATTTGAAACAGAGTTACCAGAAAACATTGCAAGTTCAGAATTTGATGGTGGAAGCATATTTATCAACACAGAACTTACAGAAGAAATATTATCAGAAGCAATGGCTCGTGAGCTTATAAGAAGGATTCAAGACATGAGAAAGGACCTTGACCTTGATGTAGAGGCCAATATCGAGGTATCTGTTGATTGCAGTTCCAAATTCACGGGACTTATAGAAAACTTCATAGACTTTATTTCACATGAAGTCAGGGCAGATAAATTGATATTTGGAATTGAAAATGAAGATTACACCAAACAATGGAAAATAGAAGATGAAAATGTTAATGTAAACATTAAAGAGTCTTAA
- a CDS encoding methionine adenosyltransferase has protein sequence MRNIIVKELIQKPIEEQEVEIIERKGIGHPDSISDGIAESVSRALCKAYMEKFDGHIMHHNTDEVQITAGESDPHFGGGEIIKPIEILLTGRGVSEYDGTKIGIDRIAITAAKEYLKENIINLDVETSTVVECKIGHGSGDLVDVFRREGMPSSNDTSFGVGYAPFSETETIVLETEKLLNSRNFKKKYPQVGEDIKVMGLRENGDITLTIACAMVSKYVDGKNTYLNVKEELNNIVTDLALKHTDRTVQTFINTGDDPTCDSEKGYYLTVTGTSAEMGDDGSVGRGNRANGLITPNRPMSMEATSGKNPINHVGKIYNLLSNKMAEDIAKDVEGVKQVHIMLLSQIGQPIDHPKAASAQIILEDGYKMESVNKDVEGVMDSWLQDIGKITEMMVEGKVRTF, from the coding sequence ATGAGAAATATCATAGTTAAAGAGCTTATCCAGAAACCAATTGAAGAACAAGAAGTAGAGATAATAGAAAGAAAAGGTATAGGACACCCAGACAGCATAAGCGATGGAATTGCAGAATCTGTGAGCAGAGCCCTATGCAAAGCTTACATGGAAAAATTTGACGGTCACATAATGCACCACAACACAGATGAGGTGCAGATCACTGCAGGAGAATCAGACCCCCATTTCGGTGGAGGAGAAATAATAAAACCAATAGAAATACTCCTGACAGGTAGGGGCGTTTCAGAGTATGATGGAACAAAAATAGGAATTGACAGAATAGCCATAACCGCTGCCAAAGAATATTTGAAGGAAAATATCATAAACCTGGACGTTGAAACCTCCACGGTGGTGGAGTGCAAAATAGGTCATGGATCAGGAGACCTTGTGGACGTGTTCAGAAGGGAAGGAATGCCCTCATCCAACGACACCTCATTTGGTGTGGGATATGCTCCATTCTCCGAGACAGAAACCATAGTTCTGGAAACAGAAAAACTTTTAAACTCCAGAAACTTCAAGAAGAAGTATCCACAGGTAGGAGAAGACATAAAAGTTATGGGCCTAAGGGAGAACGGAGATATAACCCTTACAATAGCCTGCGCAATGGTATCCAAATACGTGGACGGTAAAAACACCTATCTCAATGTTAAAGAGGAACTTAACAACATAGTAACAGATCTGGCCCTTAAACACACAGACAGGACTGTTCAAACCTTCATAAACACCGGAGACGACCCAACCTGCGATTCAGAAAAAGGATATTACCTGACAGTTACCGGAACATCAGCAGAGATGGGAGACGACGGCTCAGTTGGAAGGGGAAACAGAGCAAACGGCCTTATAACACCTAACAGGCCAATGTCAATGGAAGCAACCTCTGGTAAAAACCCAATAAACCACGTTGGTAAAATATACAACCTCCTGTCAAATAAAATGGCAGAGGATATAGCAAAAGATGTGGAAGGAGTTAAACAGGTCCATATAATGTTATTAAGTCAGATAGGTCAACCTATAGACCATCCTAAAGCTGCAAGTGCGCAGATCATCCTTGAAGACGGTTACAAAATGGAATCAGTTAACAAAGATGTGGAAGGAGTAATGGATTCCTGGCTTCAGGATATAGGTAAAATCACTGAAATGATGGTTGAAGGAAAGGTTAGAACTTTTTAA